The Bacteroidota bacterium nucleotide sequence TGATGATCTGAACGCTCGACGACTGGTTCGGTCCGGAGAGGATCATGAATTTGCTCATGTCGGGCAATTTCGGCACACCTCCTCCCGATATGCCCCCTCCGTTCAACGTCAGTTCCAACGTAAACTGCTCATCCTGCGCAACGGTGCTCTTATCAACCGCGGCCGTAAACGTGATATTCTGTGCCGAAAGGAATATGGGAACGGCCATCAACACCAAGCCTATTGCCGCAATGCGACTTTTCACTTTTATCTTATCTCTATTCACCTTTCAACTACCAGTCTTTTTCCACATTTCCCCTCACTACTTGTTTCTTGTGAAGCTGTTTCTGAACATTCTTTTCGTCGTTCGTGAACGCGTTCAATATCCGCTCGGCTTCGGCACGGGACATCTGCTTTTCTTGCTGCTGTTGCTGCTGCTTTTGTTGATTTTGCTGCTGATTTTGTTTTTGCTGATCCTGCTTGTCCTTGTCCCGCTGCTTCTGCTGGTCCTTTTTTTGATCCTTATCGTTCTTGTTTTGCTTGTTCTGTTGTTGCTTCTGCTGCTGTTGTTGCCGCTTCAACATTTCCTCTGCGTAGGCGAGATTGTATTTCGTGTCCTCGTCGCCCGGATTCAATTTTAAGGATCGTTTGTAGTCGCCGATGCTTTCTTGATAATTTTTCTGTTCAAGATGCGAATTTCCGATGTTATGGTGAAGCTGCGCCTGGACCTTCGGCTCTTTCGTCTTTGTGAGTGCGCTCTGATAATTCTGCACGGCTTCATCATACCGCTGCTGCTTATACAGCGCATCGCCAAGGTCGAAGTACCCCTGCATCACCTGATTGTCTTTTTCCAGCGACTTTCGATATTCCGCCTCGGCGTCCGCATACTTTTGATCTCTATACAGAGAATTGCCGTCGCTGATATGCGAACGAACGGACTGCGCTTCGGCAAAAGCACTCACGCCCGCGAGAAGAATAAGCATCGTGAAGAAACGAGATCTCATGTCAATGGTGCCCGGTTCTTGGCGCTTTGTTCAGAACTATTAAGACCTTTCCCCTAAACAATACTTTCATCGTTATCGACAGCTATCGCTTTAAATGGATTAATCCTATCGAGCCAGGGAATCTTTTTGTCGGACAAGAATACGTCAATGACCAGCAAAAGGAGCGCTAATCCGATAAAATACTGAAATTGGTCCTCAAAATCAGTGAATTGTTTTGTCCCGAACTCGCTCTTTTGAAGCGCATTCACCTCTTTATAGATCACGTCCAATTCATCCTGGCTGTTCGTTGCACGGAAGTATTTGCCGTTCCCGAGCGTTGCCATTTTCTCCAACGTAGTCTCATCCAGCTTCGTCAAGACGACGTTGCCTGCTCGATCCCGCTTAAAGTCCACTTGTTTGCCGCCGGCGTCATAGATCGGGATCGGAGCCCCCGCCGGCGAACCCATGCCGATGGTATAGATCAACACGCCTTTCTTGCCTGCATCCTCGGCCGGTCCTATCGCATCCCCCTCATTGTCTTCGCCGTCGGTGATGATCACCAAAACCTTTTTCGTCGGCGTGTTCAGGTCGAAAGATTTCATCGCTTTCTCGACCGCGCTTCCGATGGCTGTCCCCGGAGTAGGCACCGATTCGACATCGACCGCATCCAGGAAAAGGTCTGCCGCGCTGTAGTCTGTCGTCAAAGGGAATTGCACGTAGCTCTCGCCGGAAAAAATGATCAGTCCGATCCGGTCGCCGGCCAGCCGGCCGATAAGATTGTTGATCTCGTACTTCGCTTTGGCAAGCCGGTTCGGCTTGACGTCTTCGGCCTTCATCGAGAGCGACACATCGAGGGCGATGAATATATCGACCCCTTCCTGCTTCACTTCTTCCTGGCGGATGCCGACCTGCGGATTAGCGAGACCGACAACGATGCACGCAACCGCTCCGAGCACGAGGATGGATTTTGTCACCCGCTTCGCTCCGCTCGATTCCGACGCAAGCCGCTCAAACATTCCAGAAGTGGAAAATTTTTCCCGTGCCTCCCGCTGCTTCCGGCCGACAAACCAAAAGAGCGCCCATGTCAGCGGAACAAGCGCCAGCCAATAGAGATATTCGGGATGTGCAAAGCGTATCATTGTGTTCCCGTCCGTCGTCCAGGGTCGGTGGGGCGTAGCGCTTGGTCGATCACATTGTTACGCCGCATCACGGAAGTTTCCTCAGCCATGTTTTCGAAAGACCGACGTCGACCATCAAGAGCAGTAAAGCAAAACCGACATACGAATAGAACAGTTCGGAATACCGCCGGTATGTGCGGACCTCGATCCGGGTCTTCTCAAGCCTGTCAATTTCTTTGTAGATCTTCTCGAGCGTTGCATTGTCGGTGGCGCGGAAATATTTTCCGTCCGTGAGTTCCGCAATCTTTGTCAGCGCGTTTTCGTCCAGGTCGGACTTCATCATTTGATAGCGGATCCCGAACGGGGTCTGCGCCGGATACGGCGCCTCGCCGTTCGTCCCCATGCCGACGGTGTAGATCCGGATGCCGTATGTCGCGGCGATCTGGGCGGCGGTGATCGGGTCGATCTCTCCCCGATTATTGACGCCGTCTGTCAGCAGGATAATGACCTTGCTTTTTGATTTGCTGTCCTTCAGCCGGTTGACGGCATTCGCGATGCCGAGCCCGATGGCTGTTTCTTCTTCGATCATTCCGGGCTTCACGGGCTTGAGCAGGCTTTTAAGAACAGCGTAATCGACAGTGAGCGGACACTGCGTGAAACTTTCCGACGCAAAGATGACGAGGCCGATGCGGTCGTTCGTTCTAGCGTTGATAAATTCTTCGGCGACATTCTTCGCGGCCTCGATGCGGTTCGGATGGAAATCCTCGGCAAGCATGCTCCCCGAAATATCGAGAGCCAAAATAATATCGATCCCCTCGCTGTAGACATTTTCGCCGTGCGACGTCGATTGCGGACGGGCGAGCGCCAGAATCAGCAGGGTGAGCGCGGCCATGCGAAGAATAAACGGGAGGTGACGAGCCCGCTCCTTCCGCGTGGACGGGATCTCCGAGAACGGAAGAAGGCTGGAATACCGAACGTCGCTTTCCCGATTCCTCTGGCGGAAGTAATACCAAACCGACAACGCGGGGATCAGCAGCAAGAGGAAGAGAAATCCTTTGTTCGCAAATGTCACATCAAGCATTCTGCGGCACCTCTTCTTTCGGTTTTGTCCGCTCAACAATATCCAGCGCTTGGGGAATGACAGCTTCGTTCTCCGAGGGAACGGGAGAATATTTTGCGAACTTCACGAGGTCCGCGCTCACAAAAAGGTCCTCGATCAGCGACGAGATATCGGGCTCCAAGTTGAACTGTTTGAGCTGAGCAAACACTTCGTCCGACGTCATCTCTAGCGCCATGATGCCGTACCGTCCTTCAAAATACTGCCGGATAATTTCCGTGGCTTCCGAGTAAAATGCCTTGGCGTCTCCCTGCTCCCATACCCGTTTTTCTTTCAGCTGCTTCAGCCGCATCATCGCAAGAATGTGCGGCGGAATTTTGGGCGCTTCCTCTTCGACAATTTCTCCCGCCTTGATTTT carries:
- a CDS encoding tetratricopeptide repeat protein; protein product: MLILLAGVSAFAEAQSVRSHISDGNSLYRDQKYADAEAEYRKSLEKDNQVMQGYFDLGDALYKQQRYDEAVQNYQSALTKTKEPKVQAQLHHNIGNSHLEQKNYQESIGDYKRSLKLNPGDEDTKYNLAYAEEMLKRQQQQQKQQQNKQNKNDKDQKKDQQKQRDKDKQDQQKQNQQQNQQKQQQQQQEKQMSRAEAERILNAFTNDEKNVQKQLHKKQVVRGNVEKDW
- a CDS encoding VWA domain-containing protein, giving the protein MIRFAHPEYLYWLALVPLTWALFWFVGRKQREAREKFSTSGMFERLASESSGAKRVTKSILVLGAVACIVVGLANPQVGIRQEEVKQEGVDIFIALDVSLSMKAEDVKPNRLAKAKYEINNLIGRLAGDRIGLIIFSGESYVQFPLTTDYSAADLFLDAVDVESVPTPGTAIGSAVEKAMKSFDLNTPTKKVLVIITDGEDNEGDAIGPAEDAGKKGVLIYTIGMGSPAGAPIPIYDAGGKQVDFKRDRAGNVVLTKLDETTLEKMATLGNGKYFRATNSQDELDVIYKEVNALQKSEFGTKQFTDFEDQFQYFIGLALLLLVIDVFLSDKKIPWLDRINPFKAIAVDNDESIV
- a CDS encoding VWA domain-containing protein, with amino-acid sequence MTFANKGFLFLLLLIPALSVWYYFRQRNRESDVRYSSLLPFSEIPSTRKERARHLPFILRMAALTLLILALARPQSTSHGENVYSEGIDIILALDISGSMLAEDFHPNRIEAAKNVAEEFINARTNDRIGLVIFASESFTQCPLTVDYAVLKSLLKPVKPGMIEEETAIGLGIANAVNRLKDSKSKSKVIILLTDGVNNRGEIDPITAAQIAATYGIRIYTVGMGTNGEAPYPAQTPFGIRYQMMKSDLDENALTKIAELTDGKYFRATDNATLEKIYKEIDRLEKTRIEVRTYRRYSELFYSYVGFALLLLMVDVGLSKTWLRKLP